A portion of the Leptospira kanakyensis genome contains these proteins:
- a CDS encoding ankyrin repeat domain-containing protein — translation MKHKLFTFSFLLLFITANSVFSQNNPAETNTETTPPDMVQILTKGNLKEFETAITSGGDINASDESGKTLLVLAVEKNKTKQFEILLNHGADLNKRDLSGKTLLHYVVTSRFTNQIKTIVEKGADLNAYDADGNTALHVAVLKANLAVQKLLVESKADVNLRNNPRKSPLYLAFEKSKTDSITYLLQNGADINLPDLTGRTAVFVSIDQKNLKLLNLSLDSNANPNTEDTKSIRPIVFAIEKGFTQGLEVLLNRGADANSKTPEGESLLFYAALKKNLTAISLLLKKGLGVDTKNLSGKTLFELALQKNDSNLLKLVLDSGANPNQILSTNKNPLEESIESAKWSVAEILIQKNADVLTPNTAGYLPIHLASRKSGLKIVEELLKKNVPVDVLNEKTGETALSLALENKGLNITKFLLSKKANPNHKQKDGSSLVFATIERKDAEGFKLLVSAGADLQSLNEEGENLITTVCKLDIDKKEQKFADETIKLLVTKSVNPNTKNKRGLSALHIALNRNRIETMSQLITLGADPNLTDNNGLTVLHKAIQKFLTSRENTQTESYKKLVLFLVERRANINQQDKLGKTILSELAIQFDPGKSDSILELARVFVLNGGDSKLEDKTGKSPLEYAEEKRLPELIEIYRGL, via the coding sequence ATGAAACATAAACTTTTTACTTTTAGTTTTCTCCTTTTATTCATTACCGCTAACAGCGTTTTTTCCCAAAATAACCCAGCGGAAACAAACACAGAAACGACCCCTCCCGATATGGTACAAATTTTAACCAAAGGGAATCTGAAGGAATTCGAAACTGCCATAACTAGCGGTGGTGACATCAATGCCAGTGATGAATCAGGAAAAACTTTGTTAGTCCTTGCGGTCGAAAAAAATAAAACAAAACAGTTTGAAATTTTATTAAACCATGGTGCAGATCTCAACAAAAGAGATTTATCCGGCAAAACATTGTTACACTATGTAGTGACTTCTCGATTCACAAACCAAATCAAAACCATTGTGGAAAAAGGGGCTGATCTGAATGCTTATGATGCGGACGGAAATACAGCGCTCCATGTTGCCGTTTTAAAAGCAAATCTCGCGGTACAAAAGTTACTCGTGGAAAGTAAAGCCGATGTAAACCTAAGAAACAATCCACGAAAATCTCCACTGTATTTGGCTTTTGAAAAATCAAAAACTGATTCTATCACATACCTTCTACAAAATGGAGCCGATATCAATCTTCCGGATCTTACAGGAAGGACTGCTGTTTTTGTATCTATCGATCAAAAAAACTTAAAACTTTTAAACTTAAGTTTAGATTCTAATGCCAATCCAAATACAGAAGACACTAAGTCCATCCGACCGATTGTATTTGCGATTGAAAAAGGTTTTACGCAAGGTTTAGAAGTTCTACTGAACCGTGGCGCCGATGCGAATTCAAAAACTCCAGAAGGAGAATCCTTACTTTTTTATGCAGCCTTAAAAAAGAACCTAACCGCAATCAGTTTATTATTAAAAAAAGGTCTGGGTGTTGATACCAAAAACTTAAGTGGAAAAACTTTATTCGAACTAGCATTACAAAAAAATGATTCCAATCTATTAAAATTGGTTTTGGATTCTGGTGCTAATCCCAACCAAATTCTTTCCACAAACAAAAATCCATTAGAAGAATCTATCGAATCTGCAAAATGGTCTGTTGCCGAAATTCTAATTCAAAAAAATGCAGATGTATTAACACCTAACACAGCCGGATACCTTCCCATCCATCTGGCATCCCGGAAATCTGGGCTAAAAATTGTAGAAGAGTTACTGAAAAAAAATGTCCCAGTTGATGTATTAAATGAAAAAACTGGGGAAACAGCACTCAGTTTAGCTTTAGAAAACAAAGGATTAAACATAACTAAATTTCTTTTGTCAAAGAAAGCCAATCCTAATCACAAACAAAAAGATGGTTCCAGTTTGGTTTTTGCTACCATTGAAAGAAAGGATGCTGAGGGATTTAAACTCTTAGTTAGTGCTGGCGCTGACCTCCAATCTTTAAACGAAGAAGGTGAAAACTTAATTACAACGGTTTGTAAATTGGATATTGATAAAAAAGAACAAAAGTTTGCTGATGAAACAATCAAACTACTTGTCACAAAATCAGTAAACCCCAACACAAAAAACAAACGAGGGTTAAGTGCTCTCCATATTGCTTTAAATCGAAATCGAATCGAAACCATGTCACAACTGATTACCTTAGGTGCCGACCCTAACCTAACAGACAATAATGGTCTAACCGTTTTACACAAAGCCATCCAAAAGTTTTTAACCTCAAGAGAAAACACACAAACGGAATCGTATAAGAAACTAGTACTATTCCTAGTAGAAAGACGAGCGAACATCAACCAACAAGACAAACTAGGGAAAACTATACTTTCCGAACTAGCAATCCAGTTTGATCCTGGTAAAAGTGATTCCATTTTGGAATTGGCAAGAGTTTTCGTTTTGAACGGCGGAGATTCTAAATTAGAAGATAAAACAGGAAAATCACCTCTGGAATATGCAGAGGAAAAAAGATTACCGGAACTGATTGAGATTTACCGCGGCCTTTAA
- a CDS encoding Crp/Fnr family transcriptional regulator encodes MSIPKKDNRINIFDFVNTVPTKTFKRGEIIVREGEPSNEKMYFILSGSLSVGMGAPDQGNFHEVRKLATGEFFGEIALISSHPRAMTVFIESDRAQLGILDKQNLTRIANSNPMFVYALLQTYVERLIEAEQKLKDLTESSDGT; translated from the coding sequence ATGTCCATTCCTAAAAAAGACAATCGAATCAACATCTTTGACTTCGTGAATACTGTCCCTACAAAGACATTCAAACGAGGAGAAATTATAGTTAGAGAAGGTGAACCGTCTAACGAGAAAATGTATTTCATCTTAAGTGGTTCTCTTTCTGTAGGTATGGGAGCACCTGACCAAGGAAATTTCCATGAAGTGAGAAAACTTGCTACTGGAGAATTTTTTGGAGAGATTGCCCTGATCTCCAGCCATCCAAGGGCCATGACAGTTTTTATTGAATCAGACAGAGCCCAACTTGGGATTTTAGATAAACAGAATTTAACTCGAATTGCAAATTCGAACCCTATGTTTGTTTATGCTCTATTACAAACTTACGTGGAACGTTTGATTGAAGCAGAACAAAAATTAAAAGATCTTACGGAGTCAAGTGATGGGACTTAA
- a CDS encoding Crp/Fnr family transcriptional regulator, with protein sequence MGLKESLAKLSMINIKRGEVLFKEGVPSNGAMFFLFEGQLDIYKQIEGKHIKLRSILPGEFFGEMAIINNSPRAASIVVVSETAKLGIINRTTFVQMSQESPEFLFLLLKKVIERLYETDGKIRAIKRQQDEDSIVAKITSASNGSSAENAEGDGSETPPDPFVENETPVGE encoded by the coding sequence ATGGGACTTAAAGAATCTCTCGCAAAACTTAGTATGATCAATATCAAACGTGGAGAGGTTCTCTTTAAAGAGGGAGTTCCTTCTAACGGCGCAATGTTCTTTTTATTTGAAGGGCAGCTAGATATTTACAAACAAATTGAAGGGAAACATATAAAGTTAAGAAGTATCTTACCAGGAGAATTCTTTGGTGAGATGGCAATTATCAATAACAGCCCAAGAGCCGCATCCATCGTAGTGGTTTCAGAAACTGCAAAACTCGGGATCATCAACCGAACTACTTTTGTGCAGATGAGTCAGGAAAGTCCGGAATTTTTATTTTTACTTCTTAAAAAAGTAATCGAACGACTTTATGAAACAGATGGAAAAATCAGAGCGATCAAACGACAACAAGATGAAGATTCTATCGTTGCAAAAATAACTTCAGCATCAAATGGTTCTTCTGCTGAAAATGCAGAAGGTGATGGATCCGAAACTCCTCCCGATCCATTTGTGGAAAATGAAACTCCAGTAGGAGAATGA
- a CDS encoding SDR family oxidoreductase yields MTEPKIALVTGASRGIGLSISQMLVGIGYTVYGLSRNPQNCKFTHELFHLMACDLSNSKEIDQFIISFPEIKNISLLIHNAGLAYFAPVEELSSEKIREMVSLHITAPMLLTSAFTRSLKQNNGRIVFIGSVSGKEISPWGNVYASLKAGIHHYARELFAELRKFGVKVHLIIPDITKTDFYNHLNFEPDEDPKSYLLPDQIASVIKDLVLNDQGWVVPEIQISPELFKLKRKKQN; encoded by the coding sequence GTGACCGAACCAAAAATTGCTTTAGTAACCGGGGCTTCTCGCGGGATAGGGCTTTCCATTTCGCAAATGTTAGTCGGCATCGGCTATACAGTTTATGGGTTATCTAGAAATCCACAAAACTGCAAATTTACTCATGAATTATTCCATTTAATGGCCTGTGATCTTTCAAATTCTAAGGAGATTGACCAATTCATCATCAGTTTTCCAGAAATAAAAAACATCAGTTTACTCATTCATAATGCGGGTCTTGCTTATTTTGCACCGGTAGAGGAACTGTCTTCTGAAAAAATCCGAGAGATGGTCAGTCTTCATATCACAGCACCAATGTTACTTACCAGCGCCTTCACAAGATCATTAAAACAAAACAACGGTCGGATTGTATTTATAGGTTCAGTGTCAGGAAAAGAAATTTCACCTTGGGGGAATGTTTATGCTTCTCTCAAAGCAGGGATCCATCACTATGCTAGGGAATTATTTGCTGAGTTAAGAAAGTTTGGTGTAAAAGTTCATTTGATCATTCCTGACATTACGAAAACCGATTTTTATAACCATTTGAATTTTGAACCCGATGAAGATCCAAAGTCATATTTATTACCAGACCAAATTGCAAGTGTGATTAAAGATTTAGTTTTAAACGATCAAGGTTGGGTGGTTCCAGAAATTCAAATTTCACCAGAACTCTTTAAATTAAAAAGAAAAAAACAGAATTAA
- a CDS encoding alpha/beta hydrolase family esterase: MRVLCLLLFSSFLLSCMGLNRRLTSNEKSDSIEIQGHKRTYIVHYPKKWDGSPIPMLVALHGRFGSGSSMILQTKLDLLSDSKGFIVVFPDGYKRSWADGRGNTPADENQINDVTFIELLVKRLIAEGSVNARKVFLVGHSNGGFMAQRLAVEKPELWKGVLSVAAQISVFTLKRKQTLKTNTVSVGIMAGTEDPLVPFSGGYVRDGGEILSVDDSILRWKEWNSCAETVTKKTESYKEDSVDLKIDFLRYESCADNTKVGLIQLNGLGHSWPGEKPMIPFIDQGKTTKVLDGSKLVWDFMESL; the protein is encoded by the coding sequence ATGAGAGTTCTATGTTTATTGTTATTCTCTAGTTTTCTTTTATCTTGTATGGGATTGAATCGAAGACTAACTTCTAATGAAAAATCGGATTCCATTGAAATCCAAGGCCACAAAAGAACTTATATTGTCCATTATCCTAAAAAATGGGATGGATCACCAATACCAATGTTAGTTGCTCTTCATGGTCGGTTCGGATCTGGTTCCTCGATGATTTTACAAACAAAATTAGATTTATTATCAGATTCAAAAGGTTTTATTGTCGTTTTTCCAGATGGTTACAAAAGAAGTTGGGCCGATGGAAGGGGAAATACCCCTGCTGATGAAAATCAAATCAACGACGTAACTTTCATCGAACTTTTAGTAAAACGATTGATCGCCGAAGGTTCCGTTAATGCTAGGAAAGTTTTTCTCGTAGGCCATTCCAATGGTGGTTTTATGGCACAAAGATTGGCAGTAGAAAAACCTGAATTATGGAAAGGGGTTTTGAGTGTGGCAGCACAAATTTCTGTATTCACTCTTAAAAGAAAACAAACCTTAAAAACAAATACAGTTTCCGTTGGAATTATGGCAGGAACTGAAGATCCTCTTGTTCCATTTAGTGGAGGTTATGTGAGAGACGGTGGTGAGATTCTTTCCGTAGATGACTCTATACTAAGATGGAAAGAGTGGAACTCTTGTGCAGAAACCGTAACTAAAAAAACGGAGAGTTATAAAGAAGACTCTGTCGATTTAAAGATAGATTTTCTTCGATATGAATCCTGTGCTGATAATACTAAAGTTGGTTTGATTCAATTGAATGGGCTAGGTCACAGTTGGCCTGGAGAAAAACCTATGATTCCTTTTATCGACCAAGGAAAAACAACAAAAGTTTTAGATGGATCCAAACTTGTTTGGGACTTTATGGAAAGCTTGTGA
- a CDS encoding DNA alkylation repair protein — protein sequence MEPLKEMYSRDWVLGLGNHINRVDSNIKPLEFQKQVFSSPWKEMELKQRIDRLSDVLVQNWQGPIADIYPNIISLIHSLREEGVSDFNFPYIFLNDIVTKTGLDDFDSSMKALEKITVFSSAEFAIRFFYKHHFQKTLKQMQTWSKHKEPFVRRLASEGSRPMLPWGIGIPEIKQNPEIHLSILKTLWDDENEIVRRSVANHLNDISKLNPDLVLEFCETRFGKSKELDKNLKHALRTLLKKGNKKSLSFFSYNTKWKPAKINLTLNKKEIKVGDSLEFEVSINQTPKDTTKIRIEYKIGFLLANGKHGYKVFQLGERNLLPKEKIKITKRHSFAPITTRVYYPGIHTISILLNGNEYKLQKFELKGLKSKNV from the coding sequence ATGGAACCTTTGAAAGAAATGTATTCCCGGGATTGGGTTCTGGGACTCGGAAATCACATAAATCGGGTGGATTCCAATATCAAACCTTTGGAATTCCAAAAACAAGTGTTTTCTTCCCCTTGGAAAGAAATGGAATTAAAACAAAGGATCGATCGGCTCTCGGATGTCTTGGTTCAGAATTGGCAAGGACCAATCGCCGATATTTATCCGAATATCATCTCTCTCATTCATTCACTGCGCGAAGAAGGGGTTTCTGATTTTAATTTTCCTTATATTTTTTTGAACGATATTGTCACCAAAACAGGGTTAGATGATTTTGATTCATCTATGAAAGCATTGGAGAAAATAACGGTATTCTCAAGTGCTGAGTTTGCAATTCGATTTTTTTATAAACACCATTTCCAAAAAACTTTAAAACAAATGCAAACCTGGTCAAAACATAAGGAACCATTTGTGCGAAGATTGGCAAGTGAAGGCAGTCGGCCAATGTTACCCTGGGGGATTGGGATTCCTGAGATCAAACAAAATCCAGAAATTCATTTATCTATATTAAAAACACTTTGGGATGATGAAAATGAAATTGTTCGTAGAAGTGTTGCAAATCACTTAAATGATATTTCTAAATTAAATCCAGATTTGGTATTGGAATTTTGTGAAACTAGATTTGGGAAGTCAAAAGAGTTAGATAAAAATTTAAAACATGCCTTACGAACACTTCTAAAAAAAGGAAACAAAAAATCTTTGAGTTTTTTTTCGTATAACACGAAATGGAAACCTGCAAAAATCAATTTAACTTTAAATAAGAAAGAAATCAAAGTTGGAGATTCTCTTGAATTTGAAGTTTCCATAAATCAAACTCCAAAAGATACAACCAAAATAAGAATAGAATATAAAATTGGTTTTTTGTTAGCAAATGGTAAACATGGATATAAGGTGTTCCAGTTAGGTGAAAGAAATTTATTGCCAAAAGAAAAAATTAAAATTACAAAACGACATTCTTTTGCTCCGATCACCACTCGAGTATATTATCCGGGAATACATACGATTTCTATATTGTTAAATGGTAATGAATATAAATTGCAAAAATTTGAATTAAAAGGGTTAAAAAGTAAAAATGTATAA
- a CDS encoding ABC transporter substrate-binding protein, which produces MEKVTLHLKWFHQFQFAGYYAALEKGYYQDAGLDVELLESTVGIKGIHEKVIRSTGQYGVGSNELIQERYKGKPVVVLAVIFQHSPSVLFFKKTSNIQSIHDLAGKRVMLTPRMDEIVAYLKKEGIELKDLQLLEHRFKPDDLISGKVDAYSGYATTQAYDFKKAGFPFVEYSPRVAGIDFYGDNFFTSEAEVQEHPERVKAFREASLRGWLYAMNHQEEIVDLIYNKYSQRNPKERLLFEAKQMTPLIQPVLVEIGYMNPGRWKHINEVYSELGMLPKNINLKGFIYDPNPKTNYDWVYYTFGAVILSLIILGLVQWRRLNKQYSENLKKQVEVRTEELKQSNEYLQVLNQSLLNTLKELTEAQDRLLASEKLAVLGQLAAGMAHELNTPLGAIVSSNFSLSDFLNQKLNHVIDIIVGFSKEDSNRFHSVLEESLKNQTFIEGKAERQIKKELASKYSSITKMDLYGEHMQLVVETGAFRLGDGLIQILESENSLQILEAVSSITSAYRSNQIISVASEKATHVIRALKSYLVSDKDILNGNTVVDLVFEIETILSLYHYNLTKVTIVKSYLTDKKCKGNRDKLNQVWINLLNNALQAMSYNGTIEIKIQLVENLIKVSIIDSGTGVSESIKGKIFDPFFTTKPDGEGMGLGLDICKKIISQMAGKIELEDVPLGACFSVWLPVADT; this is translated from the coding sequence ATGGAAAAAGTTACCCTCCATCTCAAATGGTTTCACCAATTCCAATTCGCAGGATATTATGCGGCTCTCGAAAAAGGTTATTATCAAGATGCAGGTCTTGATGTCGAACTTTTGGAAAGTACGGTCGGTATTAAAGGGATTCATGAAAAAGTAATTCGTTCCACAGGCCAATATGGAGTTGGTAGTAATGAACTGATTCAAGAACGATACAAGGGAAAACCTGTGGTTGTGTTGGCTGTAATTTTCCAACACTCTCCATCGGTGTTATTTTTTAAAAAAACTTCCAATATTCAAAGTATTCATGACCTTGCAGGGAAACGAGTGATGTTAACTCCAAGGATGGATGAAATTGTTGCTTATCTAAAAAAAGAAGGTATCGAACTAAAAGATTTACAGTTATTAGAACATAGATTTAAACCCGATGATTTAATTTCAGGTAAGGTGGATGCATACTCTGGATATGCGACCACGCAGGCCTATGATTTTAAAAAAGCAGGGTTTCCTTTTGTAGAATATTCACCGCGAGTTGCCGGTATCGATTTTTATGGTGACAACTTTTTTACGAGTGAAGCGGAAGTTCAGGAACATCCTGAAAGAGTCAAAGCCTTTCGAGAGGCAAGTCTTCGTGGTTGGTTATATGCAATGAACCACCAAGAAGAAATTGTTGATTTGATTTATAATAAATATTCACAAAGAAATCCAAAAGAAAGATTACTTTTTGAAGCAAAACAAATGACCCCTCTCATCCAACCTGTTCTTGTTGAAATAGGTTATATGAATCCTGGAAGATGGAAACATATCAATGAAGTTTATTCTGAACTTGGTATGCTTCCAAAAAACATCAATTTAAAAGGATTCATTTACGATCCCAATCCCAAAACAAATTATGATTGGGTTTATTATACTTTTGGCGCTGTCATTCTTTCTCTTATTATTTTGGGTCTGGTACAGTGGAGAAGACTCAATAAACAATATTCTGAAAATTTAAAGAAACAAGTTGAGGTTCGAACAGAAGAACTAAAACAATCCAACGAATACTTGCAAGTTTTAAATCAAAGTTTACTGAATACTTTAAAAGAATTAACGGAAGCACAAGATAGACTTCTTGCATCGGAAAAATTAGCAGTTCTCGGGCAACTGGCTGCTGGAATGGCTCATGAATTGAATACACCATTAGGTGCCATTGTTTCTTCGAACTTTTCGCTTTCTGATTTTTTAAATCAGAAATTAAACCATGTAATCGATATCATTGTAGGATTTAGTAAAGAAGATTCAAATCGGTTTCATTCTGTATTAGAAGAAAGTCTAAAAAATCAAACTTTTATAGAAGGGAAAGCGGAAAGACAAATCAAAAAAGAACTCGCTTCGAAGTATTCATCGATAACAAAAATGGATTTGTATGGAGAACATATGCAACTCGTTGTTGAGACGGGTGCTTTCCGTTTGGGTGATGGACTGATACAAATATTAGAAAGTGAAAATTCCTTACAAATTTTAGAAGCGGTCTCAAGTATTACGTCTGCCTATCGTTCGAATCAAATTATTTCTGTGGCATCAGAAAAAGCAACCCATGTGATTAGAGCCTTAAAAAGTTATTTAGTTTCAGATAAAGACATTTTGAACGGAAATACAGTTGTTGATCTTGTTTTTGAAATAGAAACTATACTTTCTCTTTATCATTATAATTTAACGAAAGTAACTATTGTTAAATCCTACTTAACAGATAAAAAGTGTAAAGGGAACCGCGATAAACTAAATCAAGTTTGGATTAATTTGTTAAACAATGCACTTCAGGCTATGTCTTACAACGGGACTATAGAAATCAAAATCCAATTAGTAGAAAATCTAATTAAAGTATCGATCATTGATTCTGGTACTGGAGTTTCTGAGTCCATCAAAGGGAAAATTTTTGATCCTTTTTTCACCACCAAACCTGATGGGGAAGGTATGGGATTGGGTCTTGATATCTGTAAAAAAATCATTTCCCAAATGGCTGGAAAAATTGAGTTAGAAGACGTCCCGTTAGGGGCATGTTTTTCCGTTTGGTTGCCGGTTGCCGACACCTAA
- a CDS encoding PadR family transcriptional regulator, producing the protein MKRESKTQYALLGILSQCEMNGYEIRKYIESTISFFWSESFGQIYPTLSKLAEEGLIREWEKTDVSGKKKKVYKITRSGLDTFRRWMDESPIQSNKRNELLFKVFFGRYMSPKLLTQQLEEEIRKQKEDLKTLKSFQKELETDWDKHPDQEYWFLTLEYAEKQAKLNLDWIDKVKNKINK; encoded by the coding sequence ATGAAACGAGAAAGTAAAACACAATATGCACTATTAGGGATTCTTTCTCAGTGTGAAATGAATGGATATGAAATTCGAAAGTACATTGAATCCACGATTAGTTTTTTTTGGAGCGAAAGTTTCGGTCAAATTTATCCCACTCTTTCTAAATTAGCTGAAGAAGGATTAATTCGTGAATGGGAAAAAACAGATGTTAGTGGAAAGAAAAAGAAAGTTTATAAAATTACTCGATCAGGATTAGATACATTTCGCCGTTGGATGGATGAATCTCCCATTCAATCAAACAAAAGAAATGAATTGTTATTTAAGGTATTTTTTGGAAGGTATATGAGTCCGAAATTGTTAACCCAACAATTGGAAGAAGAAATTCGCAAACAAAAAGAAGATCTAAAAACACTCAAAAGTTTCCAAAAAGAGTTAGAGACTGATTGGGACAAACACCCAGACCAAGAATATTGGTTTTTGACACTAGAATATGCAGAAAAACAGGCAAAATTAAATTTAGATTGGATTGATAAAGTGAAAAACAAAATCAATAAATGA
- a CDS encoding NAD(P)H-dependent oxidoreductase: MKTNQRNILVVLGHPNPNSLCAHLAETYVNAAKDSGHNVSFLKLADLKFDYNLYMGHKKDSIPTLEPDLVQSQKLISEADHLVFVFPSWWASMPAVLKAWIDRVFLPGFTFKYRKNSPFPEKLLLGKTARIIVTMDAPSWYYKWFNKSPGVQLLKFGTLEFCGVAPVKVTIFGEVRTRKPKHFLKWTNFVESLAMRGE; the protein is encoded by the coding sequence ATGAAAACAAACCAGAGGAATATCCTCGTTGTCCTTGGCCATCCTAACCCTAATTCACTTTGTGCACATTTAGCGGAAACTTATGTGAATGCAGCAAAAGATTCAGGCCACAATGTGAGTTTTTTGAAATTGGCTGACTTAAAATTCGATTATAATTTATATATGGGCCATAAAAAAGATTCTATACCGACTCTCGAACCAGATTTGGTTCAAAGCCAAAAGTTAATTTCAGAAGCAGACCATCTAGTGTTTGTTTTTCCAAGTTGGTGGGCGAGTATGCCGGCAGTTTTAAAGGCGTGGATTGATCGTGTTTTTTTACCAGGGTTTACTTTTAAGTATAGAAAAAACTCACCTTTCCCCGAAAAACTTTTGTTAGGTAAAACAGCTCGTATCATCGTAACAATGGATGCACCAAGTTGGTATTATAAATGGTTCAATAAATCTCCTGGTGTCCAATTATTAAAATTTGGAACTTTAGAATTTTGTGGAGTGGCTCCAGTAAAAGTTACTATTTTCGGTGAAGTGAGAACTCGCAAACCCAAACATTTTCTTAAATGGACAAATTTTGTGGAATCACTAGCAATGCGTGGGGAATGA
- a CDS encoding DUF1554 domain-containing protein, whose protein sequence is MFLFFSLTRLFESRFFYFIFVIPLSYIFLFSCNGNSANNVCDSKSKSYAETSVLLGMMGEKKHPCYPGFQILTNPGLNVSAKSGIISEAGGNALQGSVLSFALSLGMEPKEPVSVQVIVSNPSYATVIPTSLVWTKSDWNIIKNISVSAVNDTIINGNRNFSIRLVPTSDDSSMRLQDQIISMEILDNDKVIYTTTSSYTGALGGFTGADAICQADVKCPVGKVCKAMLVDNSSDSRVASNTPNLGDGQISWVLKPFATYARNDNTSTVIGTTNANSLFTFPIVAIRPTSTTAWTGLAADWTSAVSLHCGEWVLASGNGNAGDTFATSSNAIGMNSFTCNSNLPFYCVEQ, encoded by the coding sequence ATGTTTCTTTTTTTTAGTTTAACAAGGTTATTTGAGTCTAGATTTTTTTATTTTATTTTTGTCATTCCGTTATCTTATATTTTTCTTTTTTCCTGTAATGGAAATTCTGCTAATAATGTTTGTGATTCTAAATCAAAATCCTATGCTGAAACATCAGTTTTATTAGGTATGATGGGTGAAAAAAAACATCCTTGTTATCCTGGTTTTCAGATTTTAACGAATCCCGGCCTCAATGTAAGTGCAAAAAGTGGAATTATTTCTGAAGCCGGTGGTAATGCTCTCCAAGGAAGTGTTCTTTCCTTTGCTTTGTCTTTGGGAATGGAGCCGAAAGAACCGGTCTCAGTTCAAGTTATTGTTAGTAATCCAAGTTATGCGACTGTGATTCCTACTTCTTTGGTTTGGACAAAATCAGATTGGAATATAATAAAGAATATTTCTGTGAGTGCAGTCAATGATACAATTATCAATGGAAATCGAAATTTTTCCATTCGACTTGTTCCCACTTCTGACGATTCCTCTATGCGACTGCAAGACCAAATCATTTCTATGGAAATTTTAGACAACGATAAAGTCATTTATACAACAACGAGTAGTTATACGGGAGCTTTAGGTGGATTTACTGGTGCTGATGCTATTTGCCAAGCCGATGTCAAATGCCCTGTCGGTAAAGTTTGTAAAGCAATGTTAGTTGACAATTCATCTGATTCTCGCGTGGCATCCAATACTCCAAACCTTGGTGATGGTCAAATTTCCTGGGTTTTAAAGCCATTTGCCACTTATGCACGAAATGACAACACTTCAACTGTAATTGGCACAACGAACGCAAATTCACTTTTTACTTTTCCTATCGTGGCAATTCGCCCGACTTCAACAACGGCTTGGACTGGTTTAGCTGCTGATTGGACTAGTGCCGTCAGTCTCCATTGTGGTGAATGGGTTTTAGCTTCTGGCAACGGAAATGCTGGTGATACTTTTGCTACGTCTTCCAATGCGATTGGAATGAATTCATTTACTTGTAACAGTAATTTACCATTTTATTGTGTTGAACAATAA